One genomic segment of Gadus chalcogrammus isolate NIFS_2021 chromosome 3, NIFS_Gcha_1.0, whole genome shotgun sequence includes these proteins:
- the LOC130379360 gene encoding phosphoribosyl pyrophosphate synthase-associated protein 1-like isoform X1 — MNVSKSGYRVFSANSTPACIELAKKITERLGVDLGKSVVYQESNGETRVDVKESVRGQDIFIIQTIPRDVNTAIMELLVMAYALKTSCAKNIIGVIPYFPYSKQCKMRKRGSIVCKLLASMLAKAGLTHIITMDLHQKEIQGFFSCPVDNLRASPFLIQYIQEEIPDYRNAVIVAKSPSAAKRAQSYAERLRLGLAVIHGEAPGSEADMADGRHSPPATRTTTGHTGLEIPQTRRRATFPGLELPIMMAKEKPPITVVGDVGGRIAIIVDDIVDNVEDFVAAAELLKERGAYKIYIMATHGLLSAEAPTRIEESAIDEVVVTNTVPHELQKLQCPKIKTVDVSMILAEAIRRIHNGESMAYLFRNIAVDD; from the exons ATGAACGTTTCGAAGAGCGGCTACCGGGTCTTCTCTGCCAACTCGACCCCTGCGTGCATCGAGCTGGCCAAGAAGATCACCGA GCGCCTAGGAGTTGATTTGGGCAAGTCAGTAGTTTACCAAGAGTCAAATGGAG AGACGAGAGTGGATGTGAAAGAATCTGTCCGTGGGCAGGACATATTTATCATCCAGACAATTCCCAG GGATGTGAACACGGCCATCATGGAGCTGCTGGTGATGGCGTATGCCCTGAAGACGTCCTGTGCCAAGAACATCATCGGCGTCATCCCCTACTTCCCCTACAGCAAGCAGTgcaagatgaggaagaggggatCCATTGTGTGCAAGCTGCTGGCCTCCATGCTGGCTAAAGCAG GACTAACGCACATCATCACCATGGACCTCCATCAGAAGGAGATCCAGGGATTCTTTAGCTGCCCAGTGGACAACCTGAGGGCGTCTCCCTTCCTTATCCAGTACATCCAGGAGGAG ATCCCGGACTACAGGAACGCTGTGATCGTTGCAAAGTCCCCTTCAGCTGCCAAGAG AGCCCAGTCGTACGCTGAGCGCCTGAGGCTGGGTCTGGCCGTCATCCACGGAGAGGCCCCTGGTTCGGAGGCAGACATGGCAGACGGGCGCCATTCTCCCCCTGCCACGCGGACCACCACGGGACACACCGGTCTGGAGATCCCAC AGACCCGTCGTCGAGCAACGTTCCCTGGCCTAGAGCTACCAA tcaTGATGGCAAAGGAGAAGCCCCCCATAACAGTCGTCGGGGACGTCGGAGGCCGGATCGCCATCATAGTG GACGACATCGTTGACAACGTGGAGGACTTTGTGGCAGCGGCGGAGCTGCTGAAGGAGCGAGGAGCCTACAAGATCTACATCATGGCCACCCACGGCCTGCTGTCGGCCGAGGCCCCCACGCGCATCGAGGAGTCCGCCATCGATGAG GTGGTGGTGACCAACACCGTGCCCCACGAGCTGCAGAAGCTCCAGTGTCCCAAGATCAAGACGGTGGACGTCAGCATGATCCTGGCCGAGGCCATCCGCCGCATCCACAACGGGGAGTCCATGGCCTACCTGTTCCGCAACATCGCCGTGGACGACTGA
- the rasd4 gene encoding rasd family member 4, whose protein sequence is MSLTVKDKTRVRLVFLGAAGVGKTALIHRFLQDTFEVKHRRTVEELHSREYEVDTGVKIIVEILDTSGSYSFPAMRKLSIQSGDAFALVYAVDDPPSLEAVKSLRDEILEVKGDKEAAIVVVGNKTDREAERSVSHKETLATVELDWNHSYVEASAKQNANVLEVFRELLQQAHLPSRLSPALRRRRETIPKDGSFRPPMNKTNSCVVS, encoded by the coding sequence atgtCTCTTACTGTGAAGGACAAGACCCGGGTCAGGCTGGTGTTCCTGGGGGCAGCCGGCGTGGGCAAGACGGCCCTGATCCACCGCTTCCTGCAGGACACCTTCGAGGTCAAGCACCGGCGCACGGTGGAGGAGCTGCACAGCAGAGAGTACGAGGTAGACACCGGCGTCAAGATCATCGTGGAGATCCTGGACACCAGCGGCAGCTACTCCTTCCCGGCCATGCGCAAGCTCTCCATCCAGAGCGGCGACGCCTTCGCGCTGGTCTACGCCGTGGACGACCCCCCGTCGCTGGAGGCCGTCAAGAGCCTGCGCGACGAGATCCTGGAGGTGAAGGGCGACAAAGAGGCAGCCATCGTGGTGGTGGGCAACAAGACGGACCGCGAAGCAGAGCGTAGCGTGTCTCACAAAGAGACGTTGGCCACGGTGGAGCTGGACTGGAACCATAGCTACGTGGAGGCGTCGGCCAAGCAGAACGCCAACGTGTTGGAGGTGTTCCgggagctgctgcagcaggcgCACCTGCCCAGCCGGCTGAGCCCCGCCCTGCGCCGCCGCAGGGAGACCATCCCCAAAGACGGCAGCTTCAGACCCCCCATGAACAAGACCAACAGCTGTGTGGTGTCCTGA
- the si:dkey-45d16.4 gene encoding uncharacterized protein si:dkey-45d16.4: MITRYVERVMEIAIGNGFSLAIPPRKRQVRFSARHDIILLREVIAQNPFSRKDSSVRLWARIAEIITASMQDEYFEVDARRCRERTLLLLDYYKKQDFFRLRRSGTEALYAEKEDLLHEVMDLEARKSSQKTPRVQEASELVRIAAPEDLFLPEQDKPDVTALGIIASREDATQPSSPASSIRAESEGDAPAEEPGPVVHSSRHSCQCCCHHSFSEALRFLEKRTEAEHQIREEELALRREELEVQRSKICLERERLEEERKERERRFRLESQERQVILDLLKEKILKG, encoded by the exons ATGATAACAAGATACGTGGAACGTGTGATGGAAATAGCGATCGGCAACG GCTTCTCATTGGCCATCCCCCCACGGAAGCGCCAGGTGCGATTCTCGGCTCGTCATGACATCATCCTTCTGCGGGAGGTCATCGCCCAGAATCCCTTCAGCAGAAAGGATTCAAGCG TCAGGCTTTGGGCCCGCATTGCGGAGATCATTACAGCTTCGATGCAGGATGAGTACTTTGAGGTGGATGCACGGCGCTGCCGCGAGAGaaccctgctgctgctggactacTACAAGAAACAGGACTTCTTCAGACTGCGCAG GAGTGGAACGGAGGCTCTGTATGCAGAGAAAGAGGACCTGCTCCATGAAGTGATGGATTTGGAAGCTCGGAAGAGCAGCCAAAAGACCCCTAGAGTCCAG GAGGCAAGTGAGTTGGTCAGGATAGCAGCACCGGAAGACCTGTTTCTACCAGAACAGGACAAACCAGACGTCACCGCCCTCGGCATAATAGCAAGCAGAGAGGATGCCACCCAACCTAGTT CACCTGCGTCGTCCATCAGAGCCGAGTCAGAGGGGGACGCGCCAGCTGAGGAGCCTGGGCCAGTAGTACACAGCTCCAGGCATTCCTGCCAGTGCTGCTGCCACCACAGCTTCTCAGAGGCCCTCCGGTTCCTGGAGAAACGCACAGAGGCGGAGCATCagatcagggaggaggagctagcgctgaggagggaggagctggaggttcAGAGGA GTAAGATCTGCCTGGAGCGAGAGCGTcttgaggaggagaggaaggagagggagcggaGGTTCCGGCTGGAGAGCCAAGAGAGGCAGGTGATCCTGGACCTCCTCAAGGAGAAGATCCTGAAAGGCTga
- the LOC130379360 gene encoding phosphoribosyl pyrophosphate synthase-associated protein 1-like isoform X2 gives MNVSKSGYRVFSANSTPACIELAKKITERLGVDLGKSVVYQESNGETRVDVKESVRGQDIFIIQTIPRDVNTAIMELLVMAYALKTSCAKNIIGVIPYFPYSKQCKMRKRGSIVCKLLASMLAKAGLTHIITMDLHQKEIQGFFSCPVDNLRASPFLIQYIQEEIPDYRNAVIVAKSPSAAKRAQSYAERLRLGLAVIHGEAPGSEADMADGRHSPPATRTTTGHTGLEIPLMMAKEKPPITVVGDVGGRIAIIVDDIVDNVEDFVAAAELLKERGAYKIYIMATHGLLSAEAPTRIEESAIDEVVVTNTVPHELQKLQCPKIKTVDVSMILAEAIRRIHNGESMAYLFRNIAVDD, from the exons ATGAACGTTTCGAAGAGCGGCTACCGGGTCTTCTCTGCCAACTCGACCCCTGCGTGCATCGAGCTGGCCAAGAAGATCACCGA GCGCCTAGGAGTTGATTTGGGCAAGTCAGTAGTTTACCAAGAGTCAAATGGAG AGACGAGAGTGGATGTGAAAGAATCTGTCCGTGGGCAGGACATATTTATCATCCAGACAATTCCCAG GGATGTGAACACGGCCATCATGGAGCTGCTGGTGATGGCGTATGCCCTGAAGACGTCCTGTGCCAAGAACATCATCGGCGTCATCCCCTACTTCCCCTACAGCAAGCAGTgcaagatgaggaagaggggatCCATTGTGTGCAAGCTGCTGGCCTCCATGCTGGCTAAAGCAG GACTAACGCACATCATCACCATGGACCTCCATCAGAAGGAGATCCAGGGATTCTTTAGCTGCCCAGTGGACAACCTGAGGGCGTCTCCCTTCCTTATCCAGTACATCCAGGAGGAG ATCCCGGACTACAGGAACGCTGTGATCGTTGCAAAGTCCCCTTCAGCTGCCAAGAG AGCCCAGTCGTACGCTGAGCGCCTGAGGCTGGGTCTGGCCGTCATCCACGGAGAGGCCCCTGGTTCGGAGGCAGACATGGCAGACGGGCGCCATTCTCCCCCTGCCACGCGGACCACCACGGGACACACCGGTCTGGAGATCCCAC tcaTGATGGCAAAGGAGAAGCCCCCCATAACAGTCGTCGGGGACGTCGGAGGCCGGATCGCCATCATAGTG GACGACATCGTTGACAACGTGGAGGACTTTGTGGCAGCGGCGGAGCTGCTGAAGGAGCGAGGAGCCTACAAGATCTACATCATGGCCACCCACGGCCTGCTGTCGGCCGAGGCCCCCACGCGCATCGAGGAGTCCGCCATCGATGAG GTGGTGGTGACCAACACCGTGCCCCACGAGCTGCAGAAGCTCCAGTGTCCCAAGATCAAGACGGTGGACGTCAGCATGATCCTGGCCGAGGCCATCCGCCGCATCCACAACGGGGAGTCCATGGCCTACCTGTTCCGCAACATCGCCGTGGACGACTGA